The region caccacattttttccacatgctctctatcactatcggtttcaatttttggtaggagtcacttcatcaagattgcagattggAGATGgaagccatataaagtctatgagaacaaatttatcttccaagccacttaaaaggtcaatcttggtgtcaaaatatacattttctgttgggaaaaatgtatatacaagatctgacatgaggtGAAAGTGTTCACTCAAATTTTattgagcagtgtacattgcaGCTAATCCGCATTCCCTGCTGCAGtacttgaagacctaccagtctgggtgaaaatgagcatatctatttgatcaaataatcatctagtgatattctcaatagttttaaatgattccttgacccagaaaatgtagattttgacaccaagattgaccttttaagtggcttggaagatgtattggttctcatagactttgtATGGCTGCCATCTTCAATCCACAATCTACTAGAatttgaaacctatggtgatagagaacatgtggaaaaaatgtggtgcttttgtccggcgtgtccccattatttagctaagctgcctgactattAGGAATGTCTGAGATTATAAGAGTCATTCAATCAACGTTGAGGTTATTACAACCAAAAGGGATCAAATTTTGAGCTATAGAACAAAAATCTTGTCCTCTGTCATTGTACATTGTACATGATAACCTTTGTCAGCAACCAACTGAAAAATCCAACATAAAAGACCTGTAGTGTCCCGCATTCAACAACACATGCAAATGAAAATTCAAAGTGGTGTGGGAAGAAGGCACTTGAATTTACATACAAACTCAGCGACCTTGCTCTTTGCAGGATATTTGACCAGATAAACCCTGAGAGCAGGTCACCACCGGCCGACAGATTTGCCTGCGTGTTGGCAGTGAAGACCCTACAcgtggaaaaacaaacaacgcGGGGCCTTTGCATATGATTTGCGTGCGAAGGGAAATGCACAGCACCACATTTGTCGGACAGTAGCTCGGGTTGGCTGGGCTCGTGagaatttcaacattttgtagTTGAGAACTATAAGGGCATGGCACAAACAGTATAgtacaaacacatacagacacactcaggagcatgcacacacacgctgtagacatttaaaaacagtggaCGCAATTGTCTGGATTTGAAAAAAGGCCTTTAAAAAGGAGACCAGGTGTCAAAAATCGAACCTTTACAGTACAATACAGTATGTTTGTTTATGAGTGCTGGGTGGTGTCAACTTTGTCACATTGCAGGCTGTTTTAATTTACTATTAtacccacaaaaagacatgcaCTATAACTGAAatgtagtaattatgacgggAGCTAATGAGGAAGATGATGtcgtataaagagcaacaaagtccgcGTAGTCGAGCACATAACCCCCCATAAAACGGCtatattgtgtttttgcctgggatttaaataaacaacataacgTTCAGCCCTGTGCCACAGTTTGTATTAGAGGCAGTATGACTTCAAGAAGCTGACAGCAAAGTCTACAGTACTGAAACAAATAGCAAAAACAAAGGAAGGGTACAGTTGATCTTTTCCTTATTCTGAGAATTAAGGAGAAAAAAGGAGGAGGCAATCCCGGCTGACGTCTGTGATCTGACTCCTCTTGATTCTATCTTAAGATGTGACAATTAATGTGTCCTTAAGGTTATGACACTGTTAAGGTGTTGGAATTAACAGGTCTACCAGCCACATCTTTTAACAATCTTCAAATTTTGGTTTTCCTTTCAACATAGACGAGCCAAGCTTTTTTCAGTTTGACTGGAAAATGAAAAGTTTCTGAGCTTGACTGAGCTTTCTCAACTGTTATTGCAGCAAAGAGGGTAAAGGGGCTTGGAATTAAGAAGGGTCAACTTTCTTAAAATGCCAAACTATTCCTGTAATTGTGTAGTCTTTTGTTAGCTTTAGACCTACAGAACTGGCTCCCAATGACATTCTGAATCTCTGCTGAACAAACAATGATAGCTATCATGCTGACGCGGCTATGACACATGACACGGCTGTCAGCTGATTGAGGTTGCCTCCTGCCCACGCATGAGTTGGTATCATTCAcatgattaaaattaaaacaacgTTGTTGATTTAGATGAGAACTGACTTACTCGTCACTGGCGACTCCTTGGTCACCACTATGACAAAACTAAGAAATATGTAGATTTTTAgccacatttaaaacatgtcttgtctcataatttcttaaatttagcaATACACTCAATACACAACATATTATCAAtatcatacaaatatatataatcctCTATTATCTATGGATATAAAGAGGTGAGGTGTTAGCTAACCTCAAACATAGTACATGGTCAGTGGGGAGCCAGAGTTTAAACCTACGTGTGAAGATTTTTCACCCATGCAACATTTTCCATTCAGCTCccatttgaaagaaaaacaaaaaaacaatccatCACACCTgaccatatatatatgtagatatatacatatatgtctatatgtatatatatagatatatatatgcatttgtgCCATATTTTCCTGATTGGCGGTCATAAAGTGTGCTAGCTTGATTGGCAGGTTTGAAGAAGAAAAGGGCTCAACAAGTACGACCAATTCACTCTCATTcgttgctgttgctgctgctgtccagATCTTTGCACTGCAGGTCTCCTCCGGCGTAGTTGATGCCGGGGATTTTCACGCCAAACCGGTCGACGCACCAGCAGATCCCCCTCTTCCGACCACGAGACGGCTTACACTGCAGTGACAGAGTAAACAGAAGGGAATAAAATGCTTGCGTTAAATAACTGGTTGCAATACTTGTTTTATTGGCAATTAAAAAGGTTTGTCTCATAACCAAAATGGGACCCATGTGGTAAACTACATGACATAAAGAGATGGATCCAGACCTGCTTGCGCTTGAAGAAGCCCTTCTTGTCACAGTTGGGGAGGTACAGAGAGAGAGGCAAGACCCTAGACGTGTCCTTCATGCTGTAAATGAGATTATCCAGTCTCCTCCTGCAGgggccctacacacacacagacatgtttgCAGAATGATTGTTCAAAAACCCTTGGAAGTTTGTGAAttgcagcagaaataataaaaaaaagaggtggGAAATACCTCCACTAATGACTACTTTAGTAATGTGGCTTTTCACTCTGTTCACACTGTGTTGTTTGGTGTAAAAGTGGCCCCGCGGGGTATATTGGCTGATTTGTCAGAACTggtttctctgtattttttctcctctgtgcTGAGTCAGTTTTTCACTCTGCTATGCATGTTTGCAATCACTGCTTCACTTACGAACTCAGGCTCCAGTTTATCCAGGCTCAGCGGGGAGAAGTCCAGGTTGCTGGTGGGTCCCAGCCTGGCCAGCTGCTTCTTGCGGTCCTTGGCGTTTCTCATGGCCTGGGCCTTCCAGCTGCTGATGTGGTCTCTTCCATAAATGGGCACCTTGGTTTGGGGCAGCATGGTCTCTGGGGCTGGTAGCATGGCATCACCGTGGGATTCTCCATCTGATGGGGAGGCAGAGACACATTAGCTTACTCATCATTCTCATCTGCTAGTCTGTCTTTGCTAAATTTGCTCGAGCT is a window of Centropristis striata isolate RG_2023a ecotype Rhode Island chromosome 24, C.striata_1.0, whole genome shotgun sequence DNA encoding:
- the igfbp5a gene encoding insulin-like growth factor-binding protein 5a → MLLFLVLPLLSITGCGSSYVPCQQCDQKALSMCPRVPVSCQLVKEPGCGCCLTCALEEGQPCGVYTGPCTRGLRCLPKNGEEKPLHALLHGRGVCRNEKLYKLLHPSKDGESHGDAMLPAPETMLPQTKVPIYGRDHISSWKAQAMRNAKDRKKQLARLGPTSNLDFSPLSLDKLEPEFGPCRRRLDNLIYSMKDTSRVLPLSLYLPNCDKKGFFKRKQCKPSRGRKRGICWCVDRFGVKIPGINYAGGDLQCKDLDSSSNSNE